A window of Candidatus Vicinibacter proximus contains these coding sequences:
- a CDS encoding DUF4256 domain-containing protein, with the protein MPKKTLSAKESQDLFATLKSRFEKNSSRHKGLIWSEVQTRLEAAGQKLWSLNEMERTGGEPDVVGQDKKTGEFIFYDCSPESPKGRRSLCYDTEALLARKEFPPENSALGMAEEMGIEILTEEQYRNLQKLGHFDAKTSSWLLTPADIRKHGGAIFGDYRYGNVFVYHNGVQSYYAARGFRGVIKI; encoded by the coding sequence ATGCCTAAAAAGACTTTGTCGGCTAAGGAATCTCAAGATTTATTTGCCACCCTCAAGTCCCGATTTGAAAAAAATAGTTCACGACATAAGGGACTAATCTGGTCAGAGGTCCAGACCAGACTGGAAGCAGCTGGACAAAAATTATGGTCACTCAACGAGATGGAGAGAACAGGTGGCGAACCTGATGTAGTTGGTCAGGATAAAAAGACCGGTGAATTCATTTTTTACGATTGTTCCCCGGAGAGTCCAAAGGGCAGAAGAAGTTTGTGTTATGATACAGAAGCCTTGTTGGCCAGAAAAGAATTTCCTCCGGAAAACAGTGCCCTCGGTATGGCAGAGGAAATGGGTATAGAAATACTGACAGAAGAACAATACCGAAATTTACAAAAGCTGGGTCATTTTGATGCAAAGACCTCGTCCTGGTTGCTTACCCCTGCGGACATTAGAAAGCATGGTGGAGCGATATTTGGCGATTACCGCTATGGGAATGTATTTGTGTACCACAACGGAGTTCAATCTTACTATGCAGCAAGAGGGTTTAGAGGTGTCATTAAAATTTGA
- a CDS encoding zinc ribbon domain-containing protein, whose product MEQNVYKNCQSCGMPLKKSPNGGGTNSDGSISQMYCAYCYENGQFKQPDWTAAQMQEFSKGKLKEMGFPGFLAGFFTMGIPKLARWKK is encoded by the coding sequence ATGGAACAGAATGTGTATAAAAATTGCCAAAGTTGTGGCATGCCGCTTAAAAAATCACCTAATGGAGGTGGGACCAATTCAGATGGCTCCATCAGCCAAATGTATTGTGCCTATTGCTATGAAAACGGTCAGTTTAAACAACCGGACTGGACTGCAGCACAAATGCAGGAATTTTCCAAAGGAAAATTAAAAGAAATGGGCTTTCCGGGATTCCTTGCCGGATTCTTCACCATGGGAATTCCGAAATTGGCTCGTTGGAAAAAATAA
- a CDS encoding S41 family peptidase, giving the protein MRKISVVVFFTSLWSMSYGQFPGSVDSLYTFIKSNSILRTTVEWTQIDEAFQEQIHTAKSLKDTMNCFVFVLKQLNDYHTQIFLNNEYYGYYPSFEDSVLIRLKTLSDRASSSINQIHSEIISKEIGYIRVPTMQVYNQLQINNYAQSMADKITELSKNCKNGFIIDLRLNGGGNVYPMLSGLSLFMGNKTIGYETDVDEQVVRSWVLENGNFVIGGYPSTNIKVERFLNLDSIPIVVIIGPVTRSSGSMTAIAFKGRPNTIFIGEPTANGYTTSNGYFQFASNLTLNFATNYVADRNKNIYKTTVNPDIIISHGDNFDHLMEDKKIQFAINWLNGK; this is encoded by the coding sequence ATGAGAAAAATTTCTGTAGTGGTATTTTTTACAAGCCTCTGGTCAATGTCATATGGACAGTTTCCAGGATCAGTAGATAGTTTATACACTTTTATCAAGTCAAATTCGATTTTACGAACCACAGTGGAGTGGACACAAATCGATGAGGCATTCCAAGAGCAAATCCATACTGCTAAATCTCTTAAGGACACCATGAATTGCTTTGTTTTTGTATTGAAGCAACTGAATGATTATCATACACAGATTTTTCTCAACAATGAGTACTATGGTTACTATCCAAGTTTTGAAGATTCAGTTTTGATTAGACTTAAAACTTTAAGTGACAGGGCAAGTTCTTCGATCAATCAAATACATTCTGAAATAATATCGAAAGAAATAGGTTATATAAGAGTTCCTACCATGCAAGTTTACAATCAATTGCAGATAAATAATTATGCACAATCAATGGCTGACAAGATTACCGAATTGTCCAAGAATTGCAAAAATGGATTTATCATTGATTTGCGCTTGAACGGAGGAGGGAATGTCTACCCTATGTTATCTGGACTTAGCCTTTTTATGGGAAACAAAACCATTGGATATGAAACAGATGTGGATGAGCAAGTCGTACGAAGTTGGGTATTGGAAAATGGAAATTTTGTAATAGGCGGATATCCATCAACCAACATAAAAGTTGAACGTTTTTTAAACCTTGATTCTATTCCTATTGTGGTAATCATAGGTCCGGTTACAAGAAGTTCTGGAAGTATGACTGCTATAGCTTTTAAAGGAAGACCTAACACTATTTTTATAGGAGAGCCAACTGCTAACGGATACACTACATCAAACGGATACTTTCAATTTGCCTCAAACCTGACTCTGAATTTTGCAACTAACTATGTTGCGGATAGAAATAAGAATATATATAAAACGACCGTAAATCCAGACATAATAATTTCGCATGGAGATAATTTTGACCATCTAATGGAAGATAAGAAAATTCAGTTTGCAATAAATTGGTTGAATGGCAAATAA
- a CDS encoding DUF433 domain-containing protein, with the protein MDDINKYIQIDGLIRFGKPCIIGTRISIDDILKWLSSGMSYEEIERDFPQLKREHILAALSFAANREASLCLMHI; encoded by the coding sequence ATGGATGATATAAATAAATATATTCAGATTGACGGCTTAATTCGCTTTGGAAAACCTTGTATCATCGGTACAAGGATTTCAATTGATGATATCCTAAAGTGGTTGTCCTCAGGTATGAGTTATGAAGAAATTGAAAGAGATTTCCCACAACTTAAAAGAGAGCATATTTTAGCAGCTTTAAGCTTTGCTGCAAACCGAGAAGCATCTCTCTGCTTGATGCATATATGA
- a CDS encoding carboxymuconolactone decarboxylase family protein: MKTENPLQKFKDESPEVQRAYDGLIQSLIEDKGLDNKTKQLIYIAMKMIADDERAVKMHVLMAKNIGATREEIKTTILLGLTVIGLKAVSKFLPLALESYDSI; the protein is encoded by the coding sequence ATGAAAACTGAGAATCCATTACAAAAGTTTAAAGATGAAAGTCCTGAAGTACAAAGAGCCTATGATGGACTAATTCAATCGTTAATTGAAGACAAAGGATTGGATAATAAAACTAAACAATTGATATATATAGCAATGAAGATGATAGCTGACGATGAAAGAGCTGTGAAAATGCACGTTCTAATGGCTAAAAATATCGGTGCAACAAGGGAAGAAATTAAGACAACTATTTTGTTAGGCCTTACTGTAATTGGATTAAAGGCTGTTTCGAAATTTTTACCACTTGCTTTAGAAAGTTATGACAGTATCTAA
- a CDS encoding beta-lactamase family protein, with the protein MRYNLLVLIIFLGRTLALAQEIKPKEIDAIESIAKKYIREYAVTALSIGIVKNSEPYTFHYGYTDVNGRVPISDSTMFHLASVTKLFTATAIMQLIESGHLGLEEKLVDILPAFKMRDKRAKKITVWHLLTHTSGLMWDNILENSPNDTSSARLFLQKLSKRELNFRPGEKLSYKTYSNTAYDLLGMVVEKKSGKIFSDYVTENILNPLQMKRSTYDYKDIDSTYLALPVLLSGKSKKIARLNLIGLDTNDSTWVSSNGLGLINHNVYGEDYEHNPSGNLISSALELNRWMQGMMEIYSNSKSNSVLSRNSLSQMWSIQRHIDNSKTSIGLGWWVYQDDKLGTSVFHVGNNPGFCSILMIFPDQKLGICILSNASYAQKAIWNKMTTELAQLLIKK; encoded by the coding sequence ATGAGATACAATTTACTTGTTTTGATAATATTCTTGGGCAGGACTTTAGCTCTTGCACAGGAAATTAAACCTAAAGAGATAGATGCTATTGAATCTATTGCTAAGAAATATATCCGGGAGTATGCAGTAACCGCTCTTTCAATTGGCATTGTTAAAAATTCAGAACCCTATACTTTCCATTATGGATACACAGATGTAAATGGAAGGGTTCCCATATCCGACAGCACTATGTTTCATCTAGCATCTGTAACAAAACTTTTTACAGCAACTGCCATAATGCAACTTATTGAAAGTGGCCACTTAGGTTTGGAGGAAAAACTAGTCGATATTCTTCCGGCTTTTAAGATGAGAGATAAGCGTGCTAAAAAAATTACTGTTTGGCATCTGTTGACACATACTTCAGGATTGATGTGGGATAATATATTAGAAAATTCACCAAATGATACAAGTTCTGCTCGTTTATTCCTGCAAAAACTGAGTAAGAGAGAGTTGAATTTTAGACCTGGTGAAAAATTATCTTACAAAACTTATAGTAACACGGCTTATGACCTTTTGGGTATGGTAGTTGAAAAGAAATCAGGGAAAATATTTAGTGATTATGTGACCGAAAATATTTTAAATCCCTTGCAAATGAAAAGAAGTACCTACGACTATAAGGATATTGACTCAACATATCTTGCATTACCAGTTCTCCTTTCTGGAAAATCAAAAAAAATTGCCCGATTAAATTTAATTGGTTTAGACACCAATGATTCGACTTGGGTTTCGAGTAATGGGTTAGGGTTAATTAATCATAATGTTTATGGTGAAGATTATGAACACAATCCAAGTGGTAATCTTATATCATCAGCCCTAGAGCTCAATAGATGGATGCAAGGCATGATGGAGATATATTCAAATTCAAAATCTAATAGTGTACTTAGTAGAAATTCATTATCGCAAATGTGGTCAATACAAAGACATATTGACAATAGTAAGACCTCCATTGGCTTAGGATGGTGGGTTTACCAAGATGACAAATTGGGTACTTCAGTTTTTCATGTAGGTAATAATCCTGGTTTTTGCAGTATACTGATGATATTTCCGGATCAAAAGCTGGGAATTTGTATATTAAGTAATGCATCCTATGCGCAAAAAGCTATTTGGAACAAAATGACTACCGAATTAGCTCAGCTTTTGATTAAAAAATGA
- a CDS encoding transcription initiation protein: MKEYVLIFRMDITNEDAQPSKEQMKIYMQQWMEWINEIADNKQLADGGNHFSREGRVLKPNGEIVETPYIADNNSIAGYILVLAENLDQATMIAKKCPILNGQNTSVEIRETGTPG, from the coding sequence ATGAAAGAATATGTATTGATCTTCCGAATGGACATAACAAATGAAGATGCACAACCTTCCAAAGAACAAATGAAAATTTATATGCAACAATGGATGGAATGGATAAACGAAATCGCAGACAACAAACAACTTGCAGATGGGGGAAATCACTTTTCCCGAGAAGGAAGGGTGCTGAAACCTAATGGGGAGATTGTGGAAACACCGTATATTGCTGACAATAATTCCATTGCAGGTTACATCCTTGTTTTGGCCGAAAATCTGGATCAAGCCACAATGATTGCAAAGAAATGCCCAATCTTAAACGGACAAAACACTAGTGTTGAAATACGAGAAACAGGAACACCGGGATGA
- a CDS encoding DUF4350 domain-containing protein translates to MTKKWLLLCMLIIPMVIVAQQIADTAYHPPLPHPEYAPGLGSVVFIDEAHHNFHTKEGRFKPFANLLARDGYRVQSYKDPFKTKELEKGKILVISNALHESNVSRWIVPNPSAFTKEEIIELEQWVSNGGSLFLIADHMPLSGAAKDLAAAFGFEFTNGFALDSNSKGNTYFNLNEKTLVESQLTHGRDSTESIHQVATFTGQAFKIPGDATPVLIFDKNYVNFLPDTAWVFHDQTAKYNVAGWSQGAFKKHGQGKLVVFGEAAMFTAQLAGPNKKQIGMNSPDAPENHQLLLNIIHWLDGRLE, encoded by the coding sequence ATGACAAAAAAATGGCTTTTGCTGTGCATGTTGATAATACCTATGGTAATCGTTGCACAGCAAATTGCGGATACTGCCTATCACCCACCCTTACCTCATCCGGAATATGCGCCTGGCCTTGGGTCTGTGGTGTTTATTGATGAAGCGCATCATAATTTTCATACCAAAGAGGGAAGGTTTAAGCCATTTGCTAATTTGTTGGCTAGAGACGGTTATCGGGTGCAATCCTACAAAGACCCTTTTAAAACCAAGGAATTAGAGAAAGGCAAAATTCTGGTCATTTCCAATGCCTTGCATGAAAGCAATGTAAGCCGTTGGATAGTGCCTAATCCTTCCGCTTTTACAAAGGAAGAGATAATTGAATTGGAACAATGGGTAAGCAATGGTGGAAGTTTATTTTTAATCGCAGACCACATGCCACTGTCCGGAGCGGCAAAAGATCTTGCTGCAGCTTTTGGCTTTGAATTTACCAATGGCTTTGCTCTGGATTCCAATTCAAAAGGAAATACCTATTTCAATCTAAATGAAAAAACCTTGGTGGAAAGCCAACTCACTCATGGAAGAGATTCTACAGAAAGCATACATCAGGTAGCCACATTTACCGGGCAGGCATTTAAAATTCCGGGTGACGCCACTCCGGTATTAATTTTTGATAAAAATTATGTGAATTTTCTACCCGATACCGCCTGGGTATTCCATGACCAGACTGCCAAATACAATGTAGCCGGTTGGTCACAGGGCGCATTTAAAAAACACGGTCAAGGCAAATTGGTAGTTTTTGGTGAAGCAGCCATGTTTACCGCACAACTGGCAGGTCCAAACAAAAAACAAATCGGCATGAACAGTCCGGATGCTCCAGAAAATCATCAGTTACTGTTGAACATTATACACTGGCTGGATGGCAGGCTGGAGTAG
- a CDS encoding VOC family protein, whose amino-acid sequence MAQINPHINFNGNAEEAFTFYKSVFGGEFAKIVRFKDMASAEFPVPENEANKIMHIALPIGNNILMANDVPESMGRTNENENRSKISISAESKEEADKLFNGLSAGGQIEFPISDSPWGSYFGMFRDKYGIEWMVDFDPNYKGQI is encoded by the coding sequence ATGGCACAAATTAATCCACACATTAACTTCAACGGAAATGCAGAAGAAGCATTTACATTTTATAAATCTGTCTTTGGCGGAGAATTCGCAAAAATTGTGCGTTTCAAAGACATGGCAAGTGCTGAATTTCCGGTTCCAGAAAATGAAGCAAATAAAATAATGCACATCGCTTTGCCGATCGGAAATAATATTTTAATGGCTAATGATGTACCGGAAAGTATGGGACGGACAAACGAAAACGAAAACAGGTCAAAAATATCCATCAGTGCAGAAAGCAAAGAAGAAGCCGACAAATTATTCAATGGGCTATCAGCAGGTGGACAAATCGAATTTCCCATATCAGACAGTCCTTGGGGATCATATTTTGGAATGTTTAGAGACAAATATGGCATTGAGTGGATGGTAGATTTTGACCCAAATTATAAAGGACAAATTTGA
- a CDS encoding T9SS type A sorting domain-containing protein, producing the protein MNRVIISCFILLQVLFNVSESIAQIDTFGLQCINAPVFSISEINGWRGRNPNFSNANDGPSPLCPSGGAAHNLGWWSFYTPGGLHRFEIEFDNCTGNGTGVQFGIYTDCSFSENVVCDPSCNGPGKKSFSAVLDPFKLYYLFVDGCSGDVCDFIIKTDEPKDYLNATVFIDANADCIFQNTETKVDVLTIVHEFKGKKYLYPSNIGKIPLYERDSGTHKFYIKEISSAIASCELEYIVNVDFKQAIPDLNIGIQKNGNCEQLQTEVITDRLRFCNNVEYTVYYSNISVEDIDDSYIEVTIPEILTFVTSTLTPSNINLPLIRFDLGNLKGMTKGSFKIILKTPCEPEYLGNTYCVESHIYPDNPCPKPESWDNSSLKLKGTCDKTNNLVKFSITNVGGADMALASEFAIIEDEIMPLLRGSVKLKMNEEKVFDYPANGRTYRMLLQQPLNHPGNSRPTIFVEGCGVNPNGETSKGFATSFANDEDDKFKSVDCKILRGSYDPNDKLSEPKGFGAQHFINNQPIEYTIRFQNTGNDYAERVRVVDRLDQGLDVNSFELIGSSHPMNYSIRDGVIEFVFDNINLPYAGINERGSNGYVSFRINLKSDLNVGAVVKNQAEIYFDKNQPIITNETHHTLFWAFLTQVYSSTNYSFAKMYPNPAQNELKIDLRDVDLPIKLDLITIDGTVRHQEIIQHTHFSLDLEQLQLKDGLYLINLRNKKGDVSIHKLVIKR; encoded by the coding sequence ATGAACAGAGTTATAATTTCTTGTTTTATTTTGTTGCAAGTACTCTTCAATGTTTCAGAATCCATAGCCCAGATAGATACTTTTGGATTGCAATGCATCAATGCCCCGGTTTTTTCCATTAGTGAAATTAATGGATGGCGAGGAAGAAATCCGAACTTTTCGAATGCAAACGACGGACCTTCTCCCTTATGCCCATCAGGAGGTGCTGCGCATAATCTGGGTTGGTGGAGTTTTTATACGCCCGGAGGTTTGCATCGTTTTGAAATCGAGTTTGACAATTGTACGGGTAATGGTACCGGTGTACAATTTGGAATTTATACCGATTGTAGTTTTAGCGAAAATGTAGTTTGTGATCCAAGTTGTAATGGACCCGGAAAAAAATCTTTCAGTGCAGTCCTTGATCCATTTAAATTATATTACTTGTTTGTGGATGGTTGCTCAGGTGATGTGTGCGACTTTATTATAAAAACGGATGAGCCCAAAGATTATTTAAATGCAACGGTATTTATTGATGCAAATGCTGATTGTATTTTTCAAAATACAGAAACCAAAGTGGATGTTCTGACCATTGTTCATGAGTTTAAAGGCAAGAAGTATTTATATCCATCTAATATTGGTAAAATCCCTCTTTATGAAAGAGATTCAGGAACCCATAAATTCTATATAAAGGAAATCTCATCTGCTATTGCCAGTTGTGAGCTAGAATACATCGTTAATGTTGACTTTAAGCAGGCCATTCCGGATCTTAATATAGGCATTCAGAAGAATGGAAATTGTGAACAACTTCAAACAGAAGTGATAACGGACAGATTAAGATTTTGCAACAATGTTGAATATACAGTTTATTATTCAAACATAAGTGTAGAGGATATTGATGATTCTTATATTGAAGTTACGATTCCTGAAATTCTTACTTTTGTAACTTCAACCCTGACCCCAAGCAATATTAATTTACCGCTTATTCGATTTGATTTAGGGAATTTAAAGGGGATGACCAAAGGGAGTTTTAAAATTATATTGAAGACACCTTGCGAACCGGAATATCTTGGAAATACCTATTGTGTGGAGTCACATATATACCCTGATAATCCCTGTCCTAAACCTGAAAGCTGGGATAACAGTAGTCTAAAACTCAAAGGTACCTGCGACAAAACCAACAATCTGGTAAAATTTTCAATTACCAATGTGGGTGGAGCGGACATGGCATTGGCTTCTGAATTTGCCATCATCGAAGATGAAATCATGCCATTGCTAAGAGGTTCTGTTAAGTTGAAAATGAATGAGGAAAAAGTTTTTGATTATCCGGCTAATGGCCGAACCTATAGAATGTTACTTCAGCAACCATTGAATCATCCAGGCAATTCCCGACCTACCATATTTGTGGAAGGATGTGGCGTTAATCCAAACGGTGAGACCAGCAAGGGATTCGCAACTTCTTTTGCAAATGATGAAGACGATAAATTTAAATCCGTGGATTGCAAAATATTAAGGGGATCTTATGACCCTAATGATAAACTTTCAGAGCCAAAGGGTTTTGGAGCTCAACATTTTATCAACAATCAACCCATTGAATATACCATTAGGTTTCAGAACACAGGTAATGATTATGCGGAACGGGTTAGGGTGGTTGACAGGCTTGACCAGGGACTGGATGTTAATTCGTTTGAACTCATTGGAAGCTCTCATCCGATGAATTATTCTATCCGGGATGGGGTGATAGAATTTGTTTTTGACAACATTAATTTACCATATGCCGGAATAAATGAAAGAGGATCCAACGGATATGTAAGTTTTAGAATTAATTTAAAATCCGACTTAAATGTTGGTGCTGTGGTAAAGAATCAGGCAGAAATTTATTTTGATAAAAATCAACCTATCATAACCAACGAAACCCATCATACCCTCTTCTGGGCTTTTTTGACGCAAGTGTATTCTTCCACGAATTATAGTTTTGCCAAAATGTATCCTAATCCGGCACAAAATGAATTAAAAATTGATTTACGTGATGTGGATCTTCCTATAAAGTTGGATCTCATTACTATCGATGGAACAGTAAGGCACCAAGAAATTATACAACATACACATTTCAGTCTTGACCTGGAACAGCTCCAATTAAAAGACGGATTGTATTTAATTAATTTACGGAATAAGAAAGGGGATGTCAGCATCCACAAATTGGTTATAAAAAGGTAA